In Antechinus flavipes isolate AdamAnt ecotype Samford, QLD, Australia chromosome 3, AdamAnt_v2, whole genome shotgun sequence, a genomic segment contains:
- the TBCB gene encoding tubulin-folding cofactor B isoform X1 — translation MNVAGVSAPTVTVFISSSLNSFRSEKRYNRGLTLAEFKCKLELVVGSPASCMDLELYTADDRFCMKLDQDDALLGSYPVDDGCRIHVIDRSGARLGEYEDLSQVEKFELSQSAYESRTDSVRSFLKRSKMGKFNEEEQKRREAEAAQRLAEEEAQAQAIPVGSRCQVQASGQPTKRGTVMYVGLTDFKPGYWVGVRYDEPLGKHDGSVNGKRYFECQDKYGAFVKPHTVTVGDFPEEDYGLDDDEM, via the exons ATGAATGTGGCCGGGGTATCGGCGCCCACGGTCACCGTGTTTATCAGCAGCTCCCTCAACAGCTTCCGCTCGGAGAAGCGGTACAACCGGGGCCTCACTTTGGCTGAGTTCAAG TGCAAACTGGAGCTGGTCGTGGGGAGCCCTGCCTCCTGCATGGACTTGGAGCTCTACACTGCCGATGATCGCTTCTGCATGAAACTCGACCAGGATGACGCGCTCTTGGGCTCCTACCCAGTGGATGATGGCTGCAGGATCCAC GTCATCGACCGCAGCGGGGCCCGTCTGGGCGAGTATGAGGACCTGTCCCAGGTGGAGAAGTTTGAGCTCTCCCAGTCAGCCTATGAAAGCAGAACGG ACTCCGTACGCTCCTTCCTGAAGCGCAGCAAGATGGGCAAATTCAATGAAGAGGAGCAGAAGCGGCGGGAGGCCGAGGCGGCCCAGCGCCTGGCCGAGGAGGAGGCCCAGGCCCAGGCCATCCCGGTGGGGAGCCGCTGCCAAGTGCAGGCGTCGGGCCAGCCCACCAAGCGGGGCACCGTCATGTATGTGG GACTCACGGATTTCAAGCCTGGCTACTGGGTCGGCGTGCGCTACGATGAGCCACTGGGGAAACATGACGGCAG CGTGAATGGCAAACGATACTTTGAGTGCCAGGACAAGTATGGTGCCTTTGTCAAGCCACACACGGTGACCGTTGGGGACTTCCCAGAGGAAGACTACGGACTGGACGATGATGAGATGTGA
- the TBCB gene encoding tubulin-folding cofactor B isoform X3, whose amino-acid sequence MDLELYTADDRFCMKLDQDDALLGSYPVDDGCRIHVIDRSGARLGEYEDLSQVEKFELSQSAYESRTDSVRSFLKRSKMGKFNEEEQKRREAEAAQRLAEEEAQAQAIPVGSRCQVQASGQPTKRGTVMYVGLTDFKPGYWVGVRYDEPLGKHDGSVNGKRYFECQDKYGAFVKPHTVTVGDFPEEDYGLDDDEM is encoded by the exons ATGGACTTGGAGCTCTACACTGCCGATGATCGCTTCTGCATGAAACTCGACCAGGATGACGCGCTCTTGGGCTCCTACCCAGTGGATGATGGCTGCAGGATCCAC GTCATCGACCGCAGCGGGGCCCGTCTGGGCGAGTATGAGGACCTGTCCCAGGTGGAGAAGTTTGAGCTCTCCCAGTCAGCCTATGAAAGCAGAACGG ACTCCGTACGCTCCTTCCTGAAGCGCAGCAAGATGGGCAAATTCAATGAAGAGGAGCAGAAGCGGCGGGAGGCCGAGGCGGCCCAGCGCCTGGCCGAGGAGGAGGCCCAGGCCCAGGCCATCCCGGTGGGGAGCCGCTGCCAAGTGCAGGCGTCGGGCCAGCCCACCAAGCGGGGCACCGTCATGTATGTGG GACTCACGGATTTCAAGCCTGGCTACTGGGTCGGCGTGCGCTACGATGAGCCACTGGGGAAACATGACGGCAG CGTGAATGGCAAACGATACTTTGAGTGCCAGGACAAGTATGGTGCCTTTGTCAAGCCACACACGGTGACCGTTGGGGACTTCCCAGAGGAAGACTACGGACTGGACGATGATGAGATGTGA
- the TBCB gene encoding tubulin-folding cofactor B isoform X2 — translation MNVAGVSAPTVTVFISSSLNSFRSEKRYNRGLTLAEFKCKLELVVGSPASCMDLELYTADDRFCMKLDQDDALLGSYPVDDGCRIHVIDRSGARLGEYEDLSQVEKFELSQSAYESRTARWANSMKRSRSGGRPRRPSAWPRRRPRPRPSRWGAAAKCRRRASPPSGAPSCMWDSRISSLATGSACATMSHWGNMTAA, via the exons ATGAATGTGGCCGGGGTATCGGCGCCCACGGTCACCGTGTTTATCAGCAGCTCCCTCAACAGCTTCCGCTCGGAGAAGCGGTACAACCGGGGCCTCACTTTGGCTGAGTTCAAG TGCAAACTGGAGCTGGTCGTGGGGAGCCCTGCCTCCTGCATGGACTTGGAGCTCTACACTGCCGATGATCGCTTCTGCATGAAACTCGACCAGGATGACGCGCTCTTGGGCTCCTACCCAGTGGATGATGGCTGCAGGATCCAC GTCATCGACCGCAGCGGGGCCCGTCTGGGCGAGTATGAGGACCTGTCCCAGGTGGAGAAGTTTGAGCTCTCCCAGTCAGCCTATGAAAGCAGAACGG CAAGATGGGCAAATTCAATGAAGAGGAGCAGAAGCGGCGGGAGGCCGAGGCGGCCCAGCGCCTGGCCGAGGAGGAGGCCCAGGCCCAGGCCATCCCGGTGGGGAGCCGCTGCCAAGTGCAGGCGTCGGGCCAGCCCACCAAGCGGGGCACCGTCATGTATGTGG GACTCACGGATTTCAAGCCTGGCTACTGGGTCGGCGTGCGCTACGATGAGCCACTGGGGAAACATGACGGCAG CGTGA
- the POLR2I gene encoding DNA-directed RNA polymerase II subunit RPB9, giving the protein MEPDGTYEPGFVGIRFCQECNNMLYPKEDKENRILLYACRNCDYQQEADNSCIYVNKITHEVDELTQIIADVSQDPTLPRTEDHPCQKCGHKEAVFFQSHSARAEDAMRLYYVCTAPHCGHRWTE; this is encoded by the exons ATGGAGCCCGATGGGACCTACGAGCCGGGTTTTGTAGGAATCCGCTTCTGCCAGGAGTG TAACAACATGCTGTATCCCAAGGAGGACAAGGAGAATCGCATCCTTCTGTATGCG tgtCGCAACTGTGACTACCAGCAGGAAGCTGACAACAGCTGCATCTACGTGAACAAGATCACGCACGAAGTGGA CGAGCTGACCCAGATCATCGCAGACGTGTCGCAAGACCCCACGCTTCCCAGGACCGAGGACCACCCCTGCCAGAA GTGCGGCCACAAGGAGGCAGTGTTCTTCCAGTCCCACAGCGCGCGAGCAGAG gacGCCATGAGGCTCTATTACGTGTGCACCGCCCCCCACTGTGGCCATCGCTGGACCGAGTGA
- the OVOL3 gene encoding putative transcription factor ovo-like protein 3 isoform X2, translating into MPRSFLVRSCRPQPRDWGHLADQHRGDAYVPDCSLDKGSLDQGGPKAGSVGRETSGPSCPPPSSREAQARAFPLQRMLTRHLKCHNPARRHVCSCCTKGFHDAFDLKRHMRTHTGIRPFRCPACGKAFTQRCSLESHLGKIHGQPPRYGYRERREKLHVCEDCGYTSARPEDYAQHRALHPGRPSTLGTAYP; encoded by the exons ATGCCTCGATCCTTCCTGGTGAGGAGCTGCCGGCCCCAGCCCCGAGACTGGGGCCACCTCGCCGACCAGCACCGGGGAGACGCCTACGTGCCAG ACTGCAGCCTGGACAAAGGGTCCCTGGACCAGGGAGGCCCCAAGGCGGGGTCCGTAGGCAGAGAGACCTCTGGACCATCCTGCCCGCCTCCCAGCAGCCGGGAGGCCCAAGCCCGG GCTTTCCCGCTTCAGCGCATGCTAACCCGCCACCTCAAATGTCACAACCCTGCCCGGCGCCATGTCTGCAGCTGCTGCACCAAAGGTTTCCACGATGCCTTTGACCTCAAGCGGCACATGAGGACGCACACAG GAATCCGGCCCTTCCGCTGTCCGGCCTGTGGCAAAGCCTTCACCCAGCGGTGCTCCCTCGAGTCCCACCTAGGCAAGATCCACGGGCAGCCTCCTCGCTATGGCTACCGGGAGCGCAGGGAGAAACTGCACGTGTGCGAGGACTGCGGCTACACCAGCGCCCGCCCCGAGGACTACGCCCAGCACCGGGCCCTGCACCCCGGCCGGCCCTCAACCCTGGGCACCGCCTACCCCTGA
- the OVOL3 gene encoding putative transcription factor ovo-like protein 3 isoform X1, which produces MPRSFLVRSCRPQPRDWGHLADQHRGDAYVPDCSLDKGSLDQGGPKAGSVGRETSGPSCPPPSSREAQARVRAPGNLWGWGAWPRRGEGEVPPAEQGPGGLSCPLCPKAFPLQRMLTRHLKCHNPARRHVCSCCTKGFHDAFDLKRHMRTHTGIRPFRCPACGKAFTQRCSLESHLGKIHGQPPRYGYRERREKLHVCEDCGYTSARPEDYAQHRALHPGRPSTLGTAYP; this is translated from the exons ATGCCTCGATCCTTCCTGGTGAGGAGCTGCCGGCCCCAGCCCCGAGACTGGGGCCACCTCGCCGACCAGCACCGGGGAGACGCCTACGTGCCAG ACTGCAGCCTGGACAAAGGGTCCCTGGACCAGGGAGGCCCCAAGGCGGGGTCCGTAGGCAGAGAGACCTCTGGACCATCCTGCCCGCCTCCCAGCAGCCGGGAGGCCCAAGCCCGGGTGAGAGCCCCCGGCAATCTCTGGGGGTGGGGAGCCTGGCCCAGGCGGGGGGAAGGAGAGGTGCCCCCGGCTGAGCAGGGCCCCGGGGGGCTGAGCTGCCCCCTCTGCCCTAAGGCTTTCCCGCTTCAGCGCATGCTAACCCGCCACCTCAAATGTCACAACCCTGCCCGGCGCCATGTCTGCAGCTGCTGCACCAAAGGTTTCCACGATGCCTTTGACCTCAAGCGGCACATGAGGACGCACACAG GAATCCGGCCCTTCCGCTGTCCGGCCTGTGGCAAAGCCTTCACCCAGCGGTGCTCCCTCGAGTCCCACCTAGGCAAGATCCACGGGCAGCCTCCTCGCTATGGCTACCGGGAGCGCAGGGAGAAACTGCACGTGTGCGAGGACTGCGGCTACACCAGCGCCCGCCCCGAGGACTACGCCCAGCACCGGGCCCTGCACCCCGGCCGGCCCTCAACCCTGGGCACCGCCTACCCCTGA